A region from the Salvelinus fontinalis isolate EN_2023a chromosome 23, ASM2944872v1, whole genome shotgun sequence genome encodes:
- the LOC129820970 gene encoding gap junction alpha-3 protein-like, with protein MGDWSFLGRLLENAQEHSTVIGKVWLTVLFIFRILVLGAAAEDVWGDEQSDFTCNTQQPGCENVCYDEAFPISHIRFWVLQIIFVSTPTLIYLGHVLHIVRMEEKRKEKEEELRKANRLQEEKELLYNEGGDAGGGGGGKKEKPPIRDEHGKIRIRGALLRTYVFNIIFKTLFEVGFILGQYFLYGFQLRPLYKCARWPCPNTVDCFISRPTEKTIFIIFMLVVACVSLLLNLLEIYHLGWKKVKQGMATPDHVLLPRSNGVGPESITSASRTALPNLSYPPTYTDVTAGSGAFLRPKVEASPAEFKMDPLQEGPSSSYYMSSNNNQRLTTQQNWANLATEQQTREMKATSPSFSPSSAPSSDSKQQPCNAAPPTTTSPSSSGGSLSGGNVDQEEGHVTTTVEMHEPPIMVTDPRRLSRASKSSSIRARPNDLAV; from the coding sequence ATGGGTGACTGGAGCTTTCTGGGGCGTCTGTTGGAGAATGCACAGGAACACTCAACAGTAATCGGCAAGGTCTGGCTGACTGTCCTCTTCATCTTTAGGATCCTGGTGCTGGGAGCGGCAGCCGAGGACGTGTGGGGCGACGAGCAGTCTGACTTCACCTGCAACACACAGCAGCCTGGGTGTGAGAACGTCTGCTATGATGAGGCTTTCCCCATCTCGCACATCCGCTTCTGGGTGCTGCAGATCATCTTTGTGTCCACGCCCACCCTCATCTACCTGGGTCACGTACTGCACATCGTCCGCATGGAGGAGAAGCGgaaagagaaggaagaggagctGCGAAAGGCCAACAGACTCCAGGAGGAAAAGGAACTCCTTTACAATGAAGGAGGGGatgcagggggaggaggaggtggtaaaAAAGAGAAGCCACCTATCAGGGATGAGCATGGCAAGATCCGCATTAGGGGTGCCCTGCTGCGCACCTATGTGTTCAACATCATTTTCAAGACCCTTTTTGAAGTGGGGTTCATTTTAGGTCAATATTTTCTTTATGGCTTCCAGCTGAGGCCGCTATACAAGTGTGCACGGTGGCCCTGCCCCAACACTGTGGACTGCTTCATATCTAGGCCCACTGAAAAGACGATTTTCATCATATTTATGCTTGTGGTGGCTTGCGTGTCTCTTTTGCTGAATTTGTTAGAGATCTATCACCTTGGGTGGAAGAAAGTTAAACAGGGAATGGCCACCCCTGATCATGTGTTGTTGCCCCGCTCTAATGGTGTGGGGCCGGAGTCCATAACTTCTGCCTCCAGAACTGCCCTTCCCAACCTCAGCTACCCACCGACGTACACGGACGTGACAGCTGGGAGTGGTGCGTTCCTGCGGCCCAAGGTAGAGGCCTCCCCGGCAGAGTTCAAGATGGACCCCCTGCAGGAGGGGCCCTCGTCCTCCTACTACATGagcagcaacaacaaccaaaggCTGACCACGCAGCAGAACTGGGCCAACCTGGCCACCGAGCAGCAGACTCGGGAGATGAAGGCCACATCCCCCTCGTTCTCCCCTTCCTCCGCACCCTCCTCTGATAGTAAGCAGCAGCCTTGTAATGCTgctccccccaccaccaccagccccAGCTCCAGTGGGGGCAGTTTGAGTGGGGGGAATGTTGATCAGGAGGAAGGCCACGTCACCACCACAGTGGAAATGCATGAGCCCCCCATCATGGTCACAGACCCTCGCCGACTCAGCAGGGCCAGCAagagcagcagcatcagagccaGGCCCAACGACTTGGCAGTATAG
- the LOC129820973 gene encoding gap junction beta-2 protein-like, whose protein sequence is MSWVALYAQLGGVNKHSTSLGKIWLSVLFIFRITILVLAAESVWGDEQSDFICNTQQPGCKNVCYDHFFPVSHIRLWCLQLIFVSTPALLVAMHVTYRKRGDKRHIISTALHSGGDDKTRQVDLEALKRSRLPITGPLWWTYTCSLFFRLIFEAGFMYALYFVYDGFAMPRLVKCEQWPCPNKVDCFISRPTEKTIFTIFMVASSAICMVLNVAELAYLIVKALMRCSTRMSKKSPAYVHPDHKTTDKSLLQNKKNEMLLSSLTDSSSNKTV, encoded by the coding sequence ATGAGTTGGGTGGCTCTGTACGCCCAGCTGGGCGGGGTGAACAAACACTCCACCAGCCTGGGGAAGATATGGCTGTCTGTCCTATTCATCTTCCGTATCACCATCCTAGTACTGGCTGCAGAGAGCGTGTGGGGAGACGAGCAGTCTGACTTCATCTGCAACACCCAGCAGCCTGGCTGTAAGAACGTCTGCTATGACCACTTCTTCCCTGTGTCGCACATCCGTCTCTGGTGCCTGCAGCTGATCTTTGTGTCTACACCGGCCCTGTTGGTGGCCATGCACGTGACTTACAGGAAGCGTGGGGACAAGAGGCACATCATCTCGACGGCCTTGCACAGCGGTGGTGATGACAAGACTAGGCAGGTGGACCTAGAGGCCCTGAAGAGGAGTCGTCTGCCCATCACAGGGCCTCTGTGGTGGACGTACACCTGCAGCCTGTTCTTCCGCCTGATTTTTGAGGCTGGCTTTATGTACGCCCTCTACTTTGTTTACGATGGCTTCGCGATGCCTCGTCTGGTGAAGTGTGAGCAGTGGCCCTGCCCCAACAAGGTGGACTGCTTCATCTCACGACCCACAGAGAAGACCATCTTCACCATCTTCATGGTGGCTTCGTCTGCCATCTGCATGGTTCTCAATGTAGCCGAGCTGGCCTACCTCATCGTCAAGGCCCTGATGAGGTGCTCCACCAGGATGTCCAAGAAGAGCCCTGCCTACGTTCACCCCGATCACAAAACCACAGACAAGTCCCTACTACAGAATAAAAAGAACGAGATGCTGCTGTCCTCTCTTACAGATTCCTCCAGCAACAAGACTGTGTGA